The Manihot esculenta cultivar AM560-2 chromosome 1, M.esculenta_v8, whole genome shotgun sequence genome has a window encoding:
- the LOC110629411 gene encoding cytosolic sulfotransferase 12: MEASKSVFGGLARERCWGDSNGELYQWQGFWYLQPHLEAAIAAKSRFQAHDEDILLASSMKTGTTWLKALIPCIMNYKGPSEDNDPLIKHHPNALIPSIVQIFQEDLNPDLSIIPSPRLFRTHLPFSMLSDSIKNSACKIVYITRDPKDTFVSLWHFMNAKARLEEEEAYPLNEAFESFCKGIHPFGPFHDHVVQYWKESLKKPERILFLKYEELKRDPKGQVQKLASFLGRPLVEEVDVDDVLWRCSFERLKDLEVNKVGVDPRVGFAHSSYYRRGLVGDWKNHLTMEMKERLDKITRTKLEGSGLDL; the protein is encoded by the coding sequence ATGGAGGCCAGCAAGTCTGTTTTTGGTGGACTGGCTAGAGAGAGGTGTTGGGGAGACAGCAATGGAGAGTTGTACCAGTGGCAAGGCTTCTGgtacttgcagcctcatcttgAAGCAGCCATAGCTGCAAAATCAAGGTTTCAGGCCCATGATGAAGATATTCTCTTAGCTTCTTCTATGAAGACAGGCACCACTTGGCTCAAAGCTCTTATACCATGCATTATGAACTATAAGGGTCCAAGTGAAGATAATGATCCTTTAATCAAGCACCACCCAAATGCTCTTATACCATCTATAGTCCAGATTTTCCAAGAAGATCTTAACCCTGATCTCTCTATTATCCCTTCTCCAAGACTCTTCAGAACCCATTTGCCATTCTCCATGCTCTCAGATTCTATCAAGAACTCTGCCTGCAAAATTGTCTACATCACTCGAGACCCTAAGGACACGTTTGTGTCTCTCTGGCACTTCATGAACGCCAAGGCAAGGCTAGAGGAAGAAGAAGCATACCCTTTAAACGAGGCGTTTGAGAGCTTCTGCAAAGGGATCCATCCGTTTGGGCCTTTCCACGATCATGTGGTGCAGTATTGGAAGGAGAGCTTAAAAAAACCTGAAAGAATACTGTTCTTGAAGtatgaagagttgaagagagaCCCAAAAGGGCAAGTGCAGAAACTAGCATCCTTTCTTGGAAGGCCTCTGGTTGAAGAAGTAGATGTTGACGATGTACTGTGGAGGTGTAGCTTTGAAAGGCTTAAGGACTTGGAGGTGAACAAAGTTGGCGTAGATCCTAGAGTTGGATTTGCTCATAGCTCTTATTATAGGCGTGGCTTGGTTGGTGACTGGAAGAACCACTTAACAATGGAGATGAAAGAGAGACTTGACAAGATCACAAGAACAAAACTGGAGGGTTCTGGTTTAGATCTTTAA